The following proteins are encoded in a genomic region of Aquifex aeolicus VF5:
- the rpsJ gene encoding 30S ribosomal protein S10 has translation MEQEKIRIKLRAYDHRLLDQSVKQIIETVKRTGGVVKGPIPLPTRKRKWCVLRSPHKFDQSREHFEIREFSRILDIIRFTPQTIEALMEISLPAGVDVEVKMRG, from the coding sequence ATGGAACAGGAAAAAATAAGGATAAAACTAAGAGCATACGACCACAGGTTGCTGGATCAATCGGTTAAACAGATCATAGAAACCGTAAAGAGAACGGGCGGGGTTGTGAAGGGACCGATTCCCCTTCCCACGCGTAAGCGTAAGTGGTGCGTTCTCCGTTCTCCCCACAAATTTGACCAGTCAAGAGAACACTTCGAGATAAGAGAGTTTTCAAGGATTCTGGACATTATAAGGTTCACTCCCCAAACAATAGAAGCACTCATGGAAATCAGCCTTCCCGCGGGTGTTGACGTAGAAGTGAAGATGAGAGGTTAG
- the rplC gene encoding 50S ribosomal protein L3, whose translation MPLGLIGEKVGMTRVLLKDGTAIPVTVIKFPVNYVVQVKSQNTKDGYNALQIGAYEAKEKHLTKPLIGHFKKHGVPLLRRLWEFRVDNPEEFQSGQQLKVEDVFKPGDLVDVWGISKGRGFAGAMKRWDFAGFPKSHGHRYHRAVGAIGQRTDPGRVWKGKRMPGHYGAKPVRVQGLFVVDVLPEENAILVKGSVPGHNKGIVVVEQSTIAYRKSQKLKQKRYQFIIENLAKEESQEVAES comes from the coding sequence ATGCCGCTGGGATTAATCGGTGAAAAGGTTGGAATGACAAGGGTCCTTCTCAAGGACGGAACAGCCATACCCGTTACCGTTATAAAGTTCCCTGTAAACTACGTGGTTCAAGTGAAGTCTCAAAATACAAAAGACGGGTATAACGCCCTGCAGATAGGCGCTTATGAAGCTAAGGAAAAGCACTTAACAAAGCCCCTGATTGGACACTTCAAGAAACACGGAGTTCCCCTTCTCAGGAGGCTGTGGGAATTCAGGGTGGATAACCCCGAAGAGTTCCAGTCAGGTCAACAGCTCAAAGTGGAAGACGTTTTCAAACCCGGGGACCTTGTGGACGTCTGGGGAATTTCTAAAGGTAGGGGCTTTGCAGGTGCTATGAAGAGATGGGACTTTGCGGGATTTCCCAAGTCCCACGGTCACAGGTATCACAGGGCAGTAGGTGCAATAGGACAGAGAACTGACCCAGGTAGGGTATGGAAAGGCAAAAGGATGCCCGGTCACTACGGTGCAAAACCTGTGAGAGTTCAGGGACTTTTTGTGGTTGACGTACTTCCGGAAGAAAACGCCATACTCGTGAAAGGTTCCGTCCCCGGACACAACAAGGGTATCGTTGTAGTTGAGCAGTCCACTATAGCTTACAGAAAGAGCCAGAAGTTAAAGCAAAAGAGGTACCAGTTCATAATTGAAAACCTTGCAAAAGAAGAAAGCCAAGAGGTGGCTGAATCATGA
- the rplD gene encoding 50S ribosomal protein L4, protein MKIGDVEVRDDVFNVKVKKHVLWEVVKWQLAKRRQGTHSTKTRGEVAYSGRKILPQKGTGNARHGERGVNIFVGGGVAHGPKPRDYEYPLPKRVRKLGLKMALSDKARNNAIIFVDNIDLGKKPKTKKAIEFLKNLGVEKEKVLVVIPEKADVLYKSFRNLPNVRVLLPEGLNVYDVLWANKLVIQKDCLDRIYKKVEA, encoded by the coding sequence ATGAAGATAGGAGATGTTGAAGTAAGGGATGATGTTTTTAACGTCAAGGTAAAGAAACACGTTCTCTGGGAAGTAGTAAAGTGGCAACTTGCAAAAAGGAGGCAAGGGACACACTCCACAAAGACGAGAGGTGAAGTAGCTTATTCAGGAAGGAAGATACTCCCCCAAAAGGGAACAGGTAACGCAAGACACGGGGAAAGAGGTGTTAACATCTTCGTCGGCGGTGGTGTAGCGCACGGTCCAAAGCCGAGAGACTACGAATACCCTCTCCCTAAAAGGGTGAGGAAACTCGGACTTAAGATGGCTTTATCTGACAAGGCAAGAAATAACGCAATTATTTTCGTTGATAACATAGACCTCGGGAAAAAACCAAAAACCAAAAAAGCTATTGAATTTTTAAAGAACTTGGGTGTAGAAAAGGAAAAGGTTTTAGTTGTAATTCCCGAAAAGGCGGATGTCCTTTACAAGTCCTTCAGAAATCTCCCCAACGTGAGAGTTCTCCTTCCAGAAGGTTTAAACGTTTACGACGTTCTCTGGGCGAATAAACTCGTCATTCAAAAGGACTGTCTTGACAGGATATACAAGAAGGTGGAGGCGTAA
- the rplW gene encoding 50S ribosomal protein L23, with the protein MSQRKPWEIIIRPIITEKSNRLMEDYNKYTFEVALDASKPEIKYAVEKLFNVKVKKVNTMIVKPKKKRVWNKFRQYGTTKKWKKAIVTLEKGHKIDILEFAQK; encoded by the coding sequence ATGAGCCAGAGAAAGCCCTGGGAAATAATCATAAGGCCTATAATCACCGAAAAGAGCAACAGACTCATGGAGGATTACAACAAGTACACCTTTGAGGTTGCCCTTGACGCTTCCAAACCTGAGATAAAGTACGCGGTTGAGAAACTCTTCAACGTAAAGGTAAAGAAGGTAAACACGATGATAGTAAAACCAAAGAAGAAGAGGGTGTGGAACAAGTTCAGACAGTACGGAACTACGAAGAAGTGGAAAAAGGCTATAGTTACCCTAGAGAAGGGGCATAAAATAGATATCCTTGAGTTTGCTCAAAAGTGA
- the rplB gene encoding 50S ribosomal protein L2, with protein sequence MGVRKLKPVTNGTRHAVLYDFEEIEKLVRKGKEWVLLKKNQVEPEKSLLKWWHRAKGRSRQRGNITARHRGGGHKKLYRIIDFKRDKSLVPAKVVSIEYDPFRSARICLLHYADGEKRYIIWPEGLKVGDTVMSISWEDAEAGKPLPEIKPGNAMPLKYIPEGTIVHNIEFIPGKGGQIARAAGTWAQVLGRSTRKGYVLVRMPSGEVRMIHERCMATVGRVGLAEHELVKLGKAGRARWLGWRPHTRGTAMNPVDHPHGGGEGRTRGKHPESPWGWKTKGYKTRRGKKYSDQFIVTRRDGRPL encoded by the coding sequence ATGGGTGTTAGAAAGTTAAAACCTGTAACAAACGGGACGAGGCACGCAGTTCTTTACGACTTTGAAGAAATAGAAAAATTAGTAAGAAAAGGAAAAGAATGGGTTCTACTAAAGAAAAACCAAGTAGAACCTGAAAAATCCCTCCTCAAGTGGTGGCACAGGGCAAAAGGACGCTCTAGACAGAGGGGGAACATCACCGCAAGACACAGGGGAGGAGGACACAAGAAACTTTACAGAATTATAGACTTCAAGAGGGACAAGAGCTTAGTTCCCGCGAAGGTAGTTTCAATAGAATATGACCCCTTCAGGAGTGCCAGGATTTGTCTCCTTCACTACGCTGACGGTGAGAAGAGGTACATAATCTGGCCAGAAGGGTTGAAGGTGGGAGACACCGTAATGTCCATAAGCTGGGAAGACGCGGAAGCCGGAAAGCCCCTTCCCGAGATAAAACCCGGAAACGCAATGCCCCTCAAGTACATACCCGAAGGTACCATAGTCCATAACATAGAGTTCATTCCTGGAAAGGGAGGACAGATAGCAAGGGCTGCCGGAACATGGGCTCAGGTTCTCGGGCGTTCCACGAGGAAGGGATACGTCCTCGTCAGAATGCCTTCTGGTGAAGTTCGTATGATACACGAGAGGTGTATGGCTACGGTCGGAAGAGTTGGACTTGCGGAACACGAACTCGTTAAACTTGGAAAGGCGGGAAGAGCAAGGTGGCTCGGATGGAGACCTCACACGAGGGGAACCGCTATGAACCCAGTTGACCACCCGCACGGTGGTGGTGAAGGAAGAACGAGAGGTAAACACCCCGAATCCCCTTGGGGATGGAAGACCAAAGGATACAAGACTAGAAGAGGTAAGAAGTACTCCGATCAATTTATCGTAACGAGAAGGGACGGAAGACCCTTATAA
- the rpsS gene encoding 30S ribosomal protein S19, translated as MTEKKAYVDPKLWVRIRKMNETGERKVVRTYSRATTIIPEFVGHTIAVHNGKTFVPVYITQDMVGHKLGEFAPTRTFKGHPEKTAKVVKKK; from the coding sequence ATGACGGAAAAGAAGGCGTACGTAGATCCCAAACTCTGGGTCAGAATAAGGAAGATGAACGAAACGGGAGAGAGAAAGGTTGTGAGAACCTACTCCAGAGCTACGACGATAATACCCGAGTTCGTAGGACACACAATAGCGGTTCACAACGGGAAAACTTTTGTTCCCGTTTACATCACACAAGACATGGTGGGACATAAACTCGGAGAGTTCGCTCCCACGAGAACCTTCAAGGGTCACCCCGAAAAGACCGCAAAGGTAGTTAAGAAGAAGTGA
- the rplP gene encoding 50S ribosomal protein L16, translating into MYLQPKKVRWRKQRRGTLKGKAFRGNKLAFGEYGIQALDRAWITQQQIEAVRVALVRSLKKGAKVWIRIFPDKPYTKKPNEVRMGGGKGDPEGFVAVVKPGRILFEFTGVPEEVAQEAFTIAASKLPIPVRLVKYGEFTFKY; encoded by the coding sequence ATGTATCTCCAGCCGAAAAAGGTAAGATGGAGAAAGCAAAGGAGAGGAACACTTAAAGGAAAGGCTTTCAGGGGAAATAAACTGGCCTTTGGCGAGTACGGGATACAGGCCCTCGACAGGGCGTGGATTACCCAGCAACAAATAGAAGCCGTGAGAGTGGCACTCGTGAGGAGTCTCAAAAAAGGTGCAAAGGTCTGGATAAGGATATTCCCTGACAAACCCTACACCAAAAAGCCCAACGAAGTGAGAATGGGTGGTGGAAAAGGTGACCCTGAAGGCTTTGTAGCGGTGGTAAAGCCCGGTAGGATACTCTTTGAATTTACGGGGGTTCCAGAGGAAGTTGCTCAGGAAGCCTTCACGATAGCGGCCTCAAAGCTCCCCATACCAGTCAGACTCGTTAAGTACGGCGAGTTCACCTTCAAGTACTGA
- the rpmC gene encoding 50S ribosomal protein L29: MWERERKKFLEDIRKKSLQELEKLLDELKLELTRLRFKKQVQGLENPMEMRKVKRNIARVLTVIREKQLRGEG; encoded by the coding sequence ATGTGGGAAAGAGAGAGAAAGAAGTTCTTAGAAGATATTAGAAAAAAGAGCTTACAGGAACTTGAAAAGCTATTGGACGAACTTAAACTTGAATTGACAAGACTCAGGTTTAAAAAACAAGTTCAGGGTCTTGAGAACCCCATGGAAATGAGGAAGGTAAAGAGGAACATAGCTAGAGTTTTGACGGTTATAAGGGAAAAACAGTTGAGAGGTGAAGGGTAA
- the rpsQ gene encoding 30S ribosomal protein S17 — MTEQKQQKKWHEKRKHLVGVVVSDKMDKTVVVKVDRKVPHPIYGKHIIKSKKYHAHDEHNECRVGDIVMIRETRPLSKTKRWVVVKILQRARRPEEEIQKQQEGQEQ; from the coding sequence ATGACTGAGCAAAAACAGCAGAAGAAGTGGCACGAGAAGAGAAAACACCTCGTTGGAGTTGTAGTTAGCGATAAGATGGATAAAACGGTCGTTGTTAAAGTTGACAGAAAAGTTCCCCACCCCATATACGGCAAGCACATCATAAAGAGCAAGAAGTACCACGCCCACGACGAACACAACGAGTGCAGGGTGGGAGATATAGTCATGATAAGAGAAACAAGGCCCCTCTCCAAAACAAAGAGGTGGGTTGTAGTAAAGATACTCCAGAGGGCCAGAAGACCTGAGGAAGAAATACAAAAACAACAGGAAGGACAAGAACAGTAA
- the aroD gene encoding type I 3-dehydroquinate dehydratase, whose protein sequence is MLIAVPLDDTNFSENLKKAKEKGADIVELRVDQFSDTSLNYVKEKLEEVHSQGLKTILTIRSPEEGGREVKNREELFEELSPLSDYTDIELSSRGLLVKLYNITKEAGKKLIISYHNFELTPPNWIIREVLREGYRYGGIPKIAVKANSYEDVARLLCISRQVEGEKILISMGDYGKISRLAGYVFGSVITYCSLEKAFAPGQIPLEEMVELRKKFYRL, encoded by the coding sequence ATGCTCATCGCCGTTCCCCTTGATGATACAAACTTTTCCGAAAACTTAAAAAAGGCTAAGGAAAAGGGTGCGGATATTGTAGAACTCCGTGTGGACCAGTTCTCAGACACTTCCTTAAATTACGTAAAGGAAAAACTGGAAGAAGTACATTCGCAAGGTTTGAAAACGATACTGACTATACGCTCTCCCGAGGAGGGAGGAAGGGAAGTTAAAAACAGGGAAGAGCTCTTTGAAGAACTTTCTCCCCTCAGCGATTACACGGATATAGAACTCTCTTCCAGAGGGCTTTTGGTAAAACTTTACAATATAACGAAAGAAGCGGGAAAAAAGTTGATAATCTCCTACCACAACTTTGAGCTCACACCCCCTAACTGGATAATAAGGGAAGTTTTAAGGGAGGGATACAGGTACGGAGGAATACCGAAGATAGCGGTAAAGGCAAACTCCTACGAAGATGTTGCAAGGCTTTTATGTATTTCCAGACAGGTTGAGGGAGAAAAGATATTAATTTCCATGGGTGATTACGGAAAGATTTCAAGGCTCGCGGGATACGTTTTTGGGTCCGTAATAACCTACTGCTCCTTAGAAAAGGCTTTCGCTCCTGGTCAAATTCCTTTAGAAGAGATGGTTGAGCTCAGAAAGAAGTTCTACAGGCTTTAA
- a CDS encoding CPBP family intramembrane glutamic endopeptidase produces the protein MIHLGLYALLVISLYLQRFYNLSIIPQLILLSPLLFQDEKSLGFKNFKKGLTYGSLFLPFSVPYLLSAQCYALVLNQLGIALAEEIFFRGFLMQKFSNFTVSLMSTSAHLAYWANLNALLTFFPSLFFGWLYRKTDSVIAPAFAHFSANMFYFFFIERFPELGELLQRSLI, from the coding sequence TTGATACACCTCGGTTTGTACGCTCTGCTCGTTATTTCCCTTTATCTTCAGAGGTTTTACAACTTGAGTATAATTCCTCAGCTTATACTGCTTTCTCCGCTCCTCTTTCAGGACGAAAAATCTCTGGGCTTTAAAAACTTCAAAAAAGGACTAACTTACGGGAGTCTATTTTTACCCTTTAGCGTTCCCTACCTTCTAAGTGCCCAGTGCTACGCCTTGGTTTTAAACCAGCTCGGTATTGCCTTGGCAGAAGAAATCTTTTTCAGGGGATTTCTGATGCAGAAGTTTTCAAACTTTACTGTTTCTCTGATGTCCACCAGTGCACATCTTGCATATTGGGCAAACTTAAACGCACTTCTTACCTTCTTCCCTTCCCTGTTTTTCGGCTGGCTCTACAGAAAAACGGACTCCGTAATCGCTCCAGCCTTTGCCCACTTTTCCGCAAATATGTTCTACTTCTTCTTTATTGAAAGATTTCCGGAGTTAGGAGAATTACTTCAGAGGAGTTTAATTTAA
- a CDS encoding aspartate aminotransferase family protein, protein MTYLMNNYARLPVKFVRGKGVYLYDEEGKEYLDFVSGIGVNSLGHAYPKLTEALKEQVEKLLHVSNLYENPWQEELAHKLVKHFWTEGKVFFANSGTESVEAAIKLARKYWRDKGKNKWKFISFENSFHGRTYGSLSATGQPKFHKGFEPLVPGFSYAKLNDIDSVYKLLDEETAGIIIEVIQGEGGVNEASEDFLSKLQEICKEKDVLLIIDEVQTGIGRTGEFYAYQHFNLKPDVIALAKGLGGGVPIGAILAREEVAQSFTPGSHGSTFGGNPLACRAGTVVVDEVEKLLPHVREVGNYFKEKLKELGKGKVKGRGLMLGLELERECKDYVLKALEKGLLINCTAGKVLRFLPPLIIQKEHIDRAISVLREIL, encoded by the coding sequence ATGACATACTTAATGAACAATTACGCAAGGTTGCCCGTAAAGTTTGTAAGGGGAAAAGGTGTTTACCTGTACGATGAGGAAGGAAAGGAGTATCTTGACTTTGTCTCCGGTATAGGCGTCAACTCCCTCGGTCACGCTTACCCAAAACTCACAGAAGCTCTAAAAGAACAGGTTGAGAAACTCCTCCACGTTTCAAATCTTTACGAAAACCCGTGGCAGGAAGAACTGGCTCACAAACTTGTAAAACACTTCTGGACAGAAGGGAAGGTATTTTTCGCAAACAGCGGAACGGAAAGTGTAGAGGCGGCTATAAAGCTCGCAAGGAAGTACTGGAGGGATAAAGGAAAGAACAAGTGGAAGTTTATATCCTTTGAAAACTCTTTCCACGGGAGAACCTACGGTAGCCTCTCCGCAACGGGACAGCCAAAGTTCCACAAAGGCTTTGAACCTCTAGTTCCTGGATTTTCTTACGCAAAGCTGAACGATATAGACAGCGTTTACAAACTCCTAGACGAGGAAACCGCGGGGATAATTATTGAAGTTATACAAGGAGAGGGCGGAGTAAACGAGGCGAGTGAGGATTTTCTAAGTAAACTCCAGGAAATTTGTAAAGAAAAAGATGTGCTCTTAATTATAGACGAAGTGCAAACGGGAATAGGAAGGACCGGGGAATTCTACGCATATCAACACTTCAATCTAAAACCGGACGTAATTGCGCTTGCGAAGGGACTCGGAGGAGGTGTGCCAATAGGTGCCATCCTTGCAAGGGAAGAAGTGGCCCAGAGCTTTACTCCCGGCTCCCACGGCTCTACCTTCGGAGGAAACCCCTTAGCCTGCAGGGCGGGAACAGTGGTAGTAGATGAAGTTGAAAAACTCCTGCCTCACGTAAGGGAAGTGGGGAATTACTTCAAAGAAAAACTGAAGGAACTCGGCAAAGGAAAGGTAAAGGGAAGAGGATTGATGCTCGGTCTTGAACTTGAAAGAGAGTGTAAAGATTACGTTCTCAAGGCTCTTGAAAAGGGACTTCTCATAAACTGCACCGCCGGAAAAGTTCTCAGGTTCTTACCGCCCTTGATAATTCAGAAGGAACACATTGACAGGGCTATATCTGTTTTGAGGGAAATACTTTGA
- a CDS encoding UDP-glucose dehydrogenase family protein has product MKLSVIGGGYVGLVTAACFSHLGHEVLVVEKIPEKVELLRRGKSPIYEPGLEELLREGINEGRLSFTTDIKEGIEFSEVIFICVGTPSNPDGSADLSQVEEVARFTAKYMDSYKLLVNKSTVPVGTQRKVKRTVRLYLKNKELEFDVASNPEFLREGHAVKDFLEPDRIVVGVESERAKEVLLEIYKPITDKGFPILITNPPTAEIIKYASNTFLATKISFINMISDLCEKVGANVEEVAQGMGYDKRIGKEFLRAGLGWGGSCLPKDTKAFIRILEELGVDATILKGALGINESRVDRLLQKLKDALWILKGKTIAIWGLSFKPNTDDIREAPSLKVVERLLREGAKIRAYDPKATENFKRVFIEGEDLRYFDDKYKAVEGAEALLILTEWDEFKRANLERVKRLMELPIIIDGRNIYDPQEVRNLGFEYYSMGRP; this is encoded by the coding sequence ATGAAACTCTCCGTAATAGGCGGCGGATACGTAGGATTAGTTACGGCAGCTTGTTTTTCCCACCTCGGACACGAAGTACTCGTAGTCGAAAAGATACCCGAAAAGGTAGAACTCCTAAGAAGGGGAAAGAGCCCCATATACGAACCAGGACTGGAAGAGCTCCTGAGGGAAGGGATAAATGAAGGAAGACTTAGCTTTACCACGGATATAAAGGAGGGGATTGAGTTTTCGGAGGTGATATTTATATGCGTAGGAACTCCGTCTAACCCGGACGGTTCAGCGGATCTCTCTCAGGTTGAAGAAGTTGCAAGGTTCACGGCAAAGTATATGGATAGCTACAAACTCCTCGTAAATAAGTCCACCGTTCCCGTAGGGACGCAAAGAAAGGTTAAGAGAACCGTAAGACTATACTTGAAAAACAAAGAACTGGAATTTGACGTAGCTTCAAATCCGGAATTTTTAAGGGAGGGTCACGCCGTAAAAGACTTCTTAGAACCCGACAGAATAGTAGTAGGCGTTGAGAGCGAAAGGGCAAAGGAAGTATTACTGGAGATTTACAAACCTATAACCGATAAAGGCTTTCCCATCCTCATTACAAACCCGCCCACAGCGGAAATAATAAAGTACGCTTCTAATACATTCTTGGCAACGAAGATATCCTTCATAAACATGATTTCTGACCTGTGTGAAAAGGTGGGGGCAAACGTAGAGGAAGTGGCCCAGGGAATGGGTTACGACAAGAGGATAGGTAAAGAATTCCTAAGAGCGGGCTTGGGATGGGGAGGAAGTTGCCTCCCGAAAGACACAAAAGCCTTTATAAGGATACTTGAAGAATTGGGAGTAGATGCTACAATCCTCAAGGGTGCACTCGGTATAAACGAAAGCAGAGTGGACAGATTACTTCAAAAGTTAAAAGATGCACTCTGGATACTCAAAGGCAAGACAATTGCGATCTGGGGACTTTCCTTCAAGCCGAACACGGACGACATAAGGGAAGCTCCCTCGCTCAAAGTTGTTGAAAGACTCTTAAGGGAAGGGGCAAAAATAAGGGCTTACGACCCTAAAGCTACTGAAAACTTCAAAAGGGTATTTATTGAAGGGGAGGATCTCAGGTATTTTGATGACAAGTACAAGGCTGTTGAGGGAGCAGAAGCTCTGCTAATCCTGACCGAGTGGGACGAGTTCAAGAGGGCAAACCTCGAAAGAGTAAAAAGATTGATGGAACTTCCAATAATAATAGACGGAAGGAATATATACGATCCTCAAGAGGTTAGAAACTTAGGCTTTGAGTATTACAGCATGGGAAGACCATGA
- the rodA gene encoding rod shape-determining protein RodA, translated as MRFLEELRELDFFLLLILLCIQGFGLVAVYSATYDGGTSPFFYKHLTYVILGWLLIIFLSFEKFENLLDLSFYIYLFNLLLLMAVLLYGKEVYGAKRWLHLGFFNVQPSELMKFSLILVSAYLLPAIKSIKDRKVFLLFLIYAIPSLVTLKQPDLGTTVSYYVPLVFMLFVRGVPLRYFILAGMAFLAFLPLAWKYFLKPYQKKRILAVIDPMSDYYGSGYQLIQSKIAIGSGMLTGKGLLSGTQTHLFFLPEKHTDFIFAVIGEELGFIGTFILCSLFLLLFLRLIQYHEMAQRLSEKLFIAGTFSLILFQFTVNTLMTMGMFPVVGIPLPFVSVGGSATITFSAMIGVTQYIYKKYRYPYMKLEKDGIYE; from the coding sequence ATGCGATTTCTGGAGGAGTTAAGAGAGCTTGATTTCTTCCTTTTATTAATCCTTTTATGCATTCAGGGATTTGGTCTCGTTGCCGTTTACAGCGCTACCTACGACGGAGGAACCTCTCCGTTTTTTTATAAGCACCTTACTTACGTAATCCTTGGCTGGCTTTTGATAATTTTCCTCTCCTTTGAAAAGTTTGAAAACCTGCTGGATTTATCCTTTTACATCTACCTTTTTAACCTCCTCCTCCTCATGGCGGTTTTACTCTACGGAAAAGAGGTTTACGGGGCAAAGAGGTGGCTTCACCTCGGCTTTTTCAACGTCCAGCCTTCGGAACTCATGAAGTTTTCCCTGATACTCGTTAGCGCTTACCTGCTTCCCGCAATAAAGAGTATTAAGGACAGGAAAGTTTTTCTATTATTTCTCATTTACGCCATACCCTCTCTGGTAACACTCAAACAGCCCGACCTCGGCACTACTGTGTCTTACTACGTTCCACTTGTTTTCATGCTTTTCGTGAGAGGCGTACCTTTAAGGTACTTTATCCTTGCCGGAATGGCATTCCTTGCGTTTTTACCCCTTGCTTGGAAGTACTTCTTAAAACCCTATCAGAAGAAGAGAATTCTCGCAGTTATAGACCCGATGAGCGATTACTACGGAAGCGGATACCAGTTAATACAGTCAAAGATAGCCATAGGTTCTGGTATGCTAACGGGAAAAGGACTCCTGAGTGGGACTCAAACTCACCTATTTTTCCTTCCTGAAAAGCACACGGACTTTATATTTGCGGTGATAGGCGAAGAACTCGGATTTATAGGCACTTTCATACTATGTTCTCTGTTTTTACTGCTCTTTTTGAGACTCATTCAGTACCACGAAATGGCTCAAAGACTCTCGGAGAAACTCTTCATAGCCGGAACCTTTTCCCTTATCCTGTTCCAGTTTACGGTAAACACGCTGATGACCATGGGAATGTTTCCCGTTGTCGGGATACCTCTCCCTTTTGTAAGTGTAGGAGGAAGTGCCACCATAACCTTCAGTGCAATGATAGGTGTTACTCAGTACATATATAAGAAGTACCGCTACCCTTATATGAAACTGGAAAAGGACGGTATTTACGAATAG
- a CDS encoding MoaD/ThiS family protein yields MPIKVLYRGKEYEFPEKKLKAKELLKKLGLSPISSLVVKNGEVISEDEYVEEGDEVRVINAISGGVKRA; encoded by the coding sequence ATGCCCATAAAAGTGCTTTACCGGGGGAAAGAGTACGAATTTCCCGAAAAGAAGTTAAAGGCTAAAGAGCTCTTAAAGAAGCTCGGTCTTTCCCCTATTTCCTCTTTAGTCGTTAAGAACGGTGAGGTTATATCCGAGGACGAATACGTGGAAGAAGGAGACGAGGTAAGGGTAATTAATGCGATTTCTGGAGGAGTTAAGAGAGCTTGA
- a CDS encoding SCP2 sterol-binding domain-containing protein, producing MKKLLAGVLVSAIAFAKPVFMDAEWAKQFCEVWNNTPELVEKLGKSESWTEVPERKLFLYRKDCGPEKQIQLTIKNENGRAVCVYGGWKKDEKTDNDFLMYADTKRWLEMGRKEYGPMKAMLFGRLKFEGPRFVAMKNMGPFEAFLDKIDEVEADTSRCP from the coding sequence ATGAAAAAGCTCTTAGCAGGGGTTCTCGTTTCTGCGATAGCCTTTGCAAAGCCTGTGTTCATGGATGCAGAATGGGCAAAACAATTTTGCGAAGTCTGGAACAACACACCAGAACTCGTTGAAAAACTCGGAAAAAGCGAAAGCTGGACGGAAGTTCCCGAAAGAAAACTCTTCCTTTACAGAAAAGACTGCGGTCCGGAAAAACAAATTCAGCTCACCATAAAGAACGAAAACGGAAGGGCGGTTTGTGTTTACGGAGGATGGAAGAAGGACGAGAAAACGGATAACGACTTTTTAATGTACGCGGACACAAAAAGGTGGCTTGAAATGGGAAGGAAAGAGTACGGTCCTATGAAGGCAATGCTCTTCGGAAGGCTGAAGTTTGAAGGACCTCGTTTTGTCGCCATGAAGAACATGGGGCCTTTTGAGGCATTCCTTGATAAAATAGACGAAGTGGAGGCGGATACTTCAAGATGCCCATAA